The following are encoded together in the Macadamia integrifolia cultivar HAES 741 chromosome 10, SCU_Mint_v3, whole genome shotgun sequence genome:
- the LOC122091463 gene encoding pentatricopeptide repeat-containing protein At2g33680-like isoform X1, which yields MPLLHHVEWTPSLLGCLLSACTRQRSMNVGCSIHAHIIKRRGWWSWDLYVHNHLLNLYVKCHKLEWAHRLFDIMPNKNTVSWTVLVSGYDQCKRSHTALHLFSLMLKDPASPPNHFTFASALCACAKQECLSLGMQLHSHVFQRGFLAHVMVSNVLISLYMACRQVVKAEVVFQEILKPDQVSWNSLVSGLSQNNLSHVALDKFQMMRKSGLGATCFSLSAAIAACLDDEADLKRLHGLAIKTNLNLDSYIGCAMIRMYSKFNSMENAMEVFASLRLEDVASWNSLIEGYAECDQKEKGLQVFAAFLESGLEPDDITITSVLGICANLVMLDYGRQIHSLSIKTGLKGRIRVENSIIHMYPKCGSIEDGIKFFNFMKQRSLVSWTAMMGGLAQHGRAEEVIQLFHEMNREGLKPNKVTYTCVLSACNHAGLVDLGWSLFESMEIEPDIDHFICIVHMLVGGGRFKEVEEFIQRSSAEHRNSLWLTFLVACKNRGEWVQGASVADKMMTVGLPSEPFVLVLFSNIFAAAGRWDEVSKLREEMQIKGLKKEPGCSWLEKEYFSVPEDESTAQAS from the exons ATGCCTCTGCTACATCATGTAGAATGGACTCCATCCCTGTTGGGCTGTCTGCTAAGTGCATGCACGAGGCAACGATCAATGAATGTAGGGTGTTCAATCCATGCCCACATCATCAAACGACGAGGTTGGTGGAGTTGGGACTTATATGTGCATAACCATCTCTTGAATCTCTACGTGAAATGCCACAAGTTGGAGTGGGCGCACCGCTTATTTGACATAATGCCCAACAAGAACACTGTATCTTGGACGGTGCTCGTATCAGGATACGATCAGTGCAAGAGATCCCACACTGCCCTTCACCTTTTCTCACTGATGCTAAAAGACCCGGCTTCTCCTCCCAACCATTTCACTTTTGCTAGTGCCCTCTGTGCATGTGCCAAGCAAGAATGCTTATCCTTGGGAATGCAACTCCACTCCCATGTGTTTCAGAGAGGCTTCCTTGCCCATGTTATGGTCTCCAATGTTCTCATCTCTCTCTACATGGCTTGCAGGCAAGTTGTTAAAGCTGAGGTAGTTTTTCAGGAAATTCTTAAACCTGACCAAGTCTCTTGGAACTCGCTTGTATCCGGTTTATCACAGAACAACCTCTCTCATGTTGCTCTTGACAAGTTCCAGATGATgagaaaatcaggtttgggagcaacttgtttttctctttctgcCGCCATTGCTGCCTGCTTGGACGATGAGGCAGACCTAAAGAGACTCCATGGACTCGCAATTAAGACAAATCTGAATTTGGACAGTTACATAGGTTGTGCTATGATAAGAATGTACTCAAAGTTCAATAGCATGGAAAATGCCATGGAGGTTTTTGCAAGTTTGCGCTTAGAAGACGTCGCCTCTTGGAACTCCTTGATTGAGGGGTATGCAGAATGTGATCAGAAAGAAAAGGGTTTGCAGGTTTTTGCTGCGTTCCTGGAATCTGGACTAGAACCAGATGATATCACCATCACCTCAGTTCTAGGCATCTGTGCCAACCTGGTCATGCTTGACTATGGCAGGCAAATTCACTCGTTAAGCATCAAAACTGGCCTAAAGGGAAGAATCCGAGTAGAGAATTCCATAATCCATATGTACCCCAAATGTGGAAGTATAGAAGATGGTATTaagttttttaatttcatgAAACAGAGAAGCCTTGTGTCGTGGACAGCGATGATGGGAGGATTGGCccaacatggaagagcagaGGAGGTTATCCAACTTTTCCACGAGATGAATAGAGAAGGGCTGAAGCCTAACAAAGTGACTTACACCTGTGTTCTATCTGCATGCAACCATGCAGGGCTTGTGGATCTTGGGTGGAGCCTATTTGAGTCGATGGAAATCGAGCCTGACATTGACCATTTCATCTGCATCGTGCATATGTTGGTTGGAGGAGGAAGGTTTAAAGAGGTTGAGGAGTTCATCCAAAGATCCTCAGCAGAGCATAGGAATTCACTATGGCTAACTTTTCTAGTTGCATGTAAAAATCGTGGTGAGTGGGTCCAAGGAGCCAGTGTTGCAGATAAGATGATGACAGTTGGTTTACCTAGTGAGCCATTTGTTCTAGTGCTGTTTTCAAACATATTTGCCGCTGCTGGGAGGTGGGATGAGGTTAGCAAGTTGAGGGAAGAGATGCAGATCAAAGGGTTGAAGAAGGAACCTGGTTGCAGTTGGCTTGAAAAAG AATACTTCTCGGTGCCTGAAGATGAAAGTACTGCTCAAGCATCATAA
- the LOC122091463 gene encoding monothiol glutaredoxin-S2-like isoform X2: MERLSMLSKQKPVVIFSKSSCCMSHTVKTLICNYGASPLVYELDEDPKGRELERALMRLGCNPVVPVVFIAGKLVGGANEIMECQMNGTLKDTLIRANAIWV; encoded by the coding sequence ATGGAGAGACTCTCTATGTTGTCCAAACAAAAGCCAGTGGTGATCTTCAGCAAGAGCTCTTGCTGCATGAGCCACACTGTCAAGACTCTCATCTGCAACTATGGAGCCAGCCCTTTGGTCTATGAGCTTGATGAGGACCCGAAAGGACGGGAATTGGAGAGAGCACTCATGAGGTTAGGGTGTAACCCAGTGGTTCCGGTTGTGTTCATAGCCGGAAAATTGGTTGGTGGAGCAAATGAGATCATGGAGTGTCAGATGAATGGTACTCTTAAAGATACGCTTATTCGAGCTAATGCAATATGggtttaa
- the LOC122092158 gene encoding monothiol glutaredoxin-S2-like — translation MERLSLLSKQKPVVIFSKSSCCMSHTVKTLICNFGASPLVYELDEDPKGRELERALMRLGCNPVVPVVFIAGKLIGGANEVMERQMNGTLKETLIRANAIWV, via the coding sequence aTGGAGAGACTCTCTTTGTTGTCCAAACAAAAGCCAGTGGTGATCTTCAGCAAGAGCTCTTGCTGCATGAGCCACACTGTCAAGACTCTCATTTGCAACTTTGGAGCCAGCCCTTTAGTCTATGAGCTTGATGAGGACCCAAAAGGACGGGAATTGGAGAGAGCACTCATGAGGTTAGGGTGTAACCCAGTTGTTCCGGTTGTGTTCATAGCCGGAAAATTGATTGGTGGAGCAAATGAGGTCATGGAGCGTCAGATGAATGGTACTCTTAAGGAAACACTCATCCGAGCTAATGCAATATGGGTTTAA
- the LOC122092466 gene encoding monothiol glutaredoxin-S2-like, whose amino-acid sequence MERLSTLATQRPVVIFSRSSCGMCHTVKTLILNYGASPLVYELDEDPNGRELEIALTSLGCKPVVPVVFIGGNLIGGANEIVERQMNGTLKDTLIRANAIWV is encoded by the coding sequence aTGGAGAGACTCTCAACTTTGGCAACACAAAGGCCAGTGGTGATCTTCAGCCGGAGCTCCTGTGGCATGTGCCACACTGTCAAGACTCTCATATTAAACTATGGAGCTAGCCCTTTGGTCTATGAGCTTGATGAGGATCCAAACGGACGGGAATTGGAAATAGCACTTACGAGCCTAGGGTGTAAGCCAGTTGTGCCGGTTGTGTTCATTGGAGGTAACCTAATTGGCGGAGCTAATGAGATTGTGGAACGTCAGATGAATGGTACTCTTAAAGATACGCTCATACGAGCTAATGCAATATGGGTTTAA